In Micromonospora sp. WMMA1363, a genomic segment contains:
- a CDS encoding IclR family transcriptional regulator, giving the protein MPGQVQSIARAAAILRLIASSSGRLGIGEIARSLDLPKGTAHGIVRTLQDVGFVEQDKNSGKYQLGAALLHLGTSYLDVNELRSRSINWADPLAARSGEAVRIGTLLDGKVLVVHHVFRPDDTLQTLDVGSLLPPHATALGKVLLAYDVGAANAVVRGEPEPYTRRTLVTARALTRALSEIRDGGWGAEIEEMTPGRAGIAAPIRGYGGLVVGAIGLSGPVDRICDGPGKPRPALVAYVRDAARAVSRDLGAARW; this is encoded by the coding sequence ATGCCGGGTCAGGTGCAGTCCATCGCGCGGGCCGCGGCGATCCTCCGGCTGATCGCCAGCAGCTCCGGCCGGCTCGGCATCGGCGAGATCGCCCGCTCCCTCGACCTGCCCAAGGGCACCGCGCACGGCATCGTGCGCACCCTGCAGGACGTCGGGTTCGTGGAACAGGACAAGAACTCCGGCAAGTACCAGCTCGGTGCCGCCCTGCTGCACCTCGGCACGAGTTACCTCGACGTCAACGAACTCCGTTCCCGTTCCATCAACTGGGCCGACCCGCTCGCCGCACGCAGCGGCGAGGCCGTCCGCATCGGCACCCTGCTGGACGGCAAGGTGCTGGTGGTCCACCACGTGTTCCGGCCCGACGACACCCTCCAGACGCTGGACGTCGGGTCCCTGCTGCCCCCGCACGCCACCGCGCTCGGAAAGGTCCTGCTCGCCTACGACGTGGGCGCCGCCAACGCCGTCGTGCGGGGCGAGCCCGAGCCGTACACCCGCCGCACCCTGGTCACCGCGCGGGCCCTCACCCGGGCCCTCAGCGAGATCCGGGACGGGGGCTGGGGAGCCGAAATCGAAGAGATGACCCCCGGCAGGGCCGGAATCGCCGCGCCGATCCGCGGCTACGGCGGCCTGGTCGTGGGCGCGATCGGGCTCTCCGGCCCGGTGGACCGCATCTGCGACGGGCCGGGCAAACCCCGCCCGGCCCTCGTCGCGTACGTCCGCGACGCCGCCCGCGCCGTGTCCCGCGATCTCGGCGCCGCGCGCTGGTGA
- a CDS encoding MarR family transcriptional regulator produces the protein MRLYVEPTELPPAVEAEALVDALAALSRTLVGITARTLAALEVDLTTSQYRTVVVLASRGPLRVVDLAAALHLHPSTVTRACDRLVRRGLVVRRAGETDRRVSWLSLTDSGRDLVGEVIRHRTDEIRRLVTTIGRRPGSGTVESIEALVTAAGEPDERQWWRRWERCTGPATPPA, from the coding sequence ATGAGACTGTACGTGGAGCCGACCGAGCTGCCGCCGGCGGTGGAGGCGGAGGCGCTGGTCGACGCGCTGGCGGCGCTGAGCCGGACGTTGGTCGGCATCACCGCCCGGACGCTCGCCGCCCTCGAGGTCGACCTCACCACGTCGCAGTACCGAACCGTCGTCGTCCTCGCCTCACGGGGGCCGCTACGGGTCGTCGACCTCGCCGCGGCGCTGCACCTCCATCCGTCCACCGTCACGCGCGCGTGTGATCGTCTCGTCCGCCGCGGCCTGGTCGTGCGGCGGGCCGGCGAGACCGACCGCCGGGTCTCCTGGCTCAGCCTCACCGATTCCGGCAGGGACCTGGTGGGTGAGGTGATCCGCCACCGTACCGACGAGATCCGTCGGCTGGTCACGACGATCGGGAGACGACCGGGTAGCGGCACGGTCGAGTCGATCGAGGCGCTGGTGACCGCTGCCGGGGAACCGGACGAGCGACAGTGGTGGCGGCGCTGGGAACGGTGCACCGGGCCGGCCACCCCGCCGGCATAG
- a CDS encoding glycerol-3-phosphate dehydrogenase/oxidase: MHSATLSPAARERSLAALSGGQELDVLVVGGGVTGAGCALDAVTRGLSVGLVEARDWASGTSSRSSKLIHGGLRYLEMLDFGLVREALRERGLLLQRLAPHLVRPVPFLYPLRHRGWERLYAGAGVLLYDTMSISGSHARGVPAHRHLTRRGAVRACPSLRPESLVGALQYYDAQVDDARLVTCLVRTAAAHGAHPLSRARVVGFLRDGDRITGARVHDLETDRVFEVRARQVINATGVWTDDIQSLVGERGPVRVRASKGIHLVVPRDRIHSTTGLILRTDSSVLFVIPWGRHWLIGTTDTDWDLDKAHPAATSRDIDYLLERVNEVLATPLTRDDVEGVYAGLRPLLSGHSDATAKLSREHTVASPAPGLVMVAGGKYTTYRVMARDAVDEAVREFGDGVPASCTDRLPLLGAEGYVARWNQRRRIARQHGLAVERVEHLLRRHGAAIDEVLDLLRKDPTLAEPLDGADDYLRVEVVHAASAEGALHLEDVLTRRTHISIETFDRGLAAAGPAARLMAPVLGWDAERVDREVAHYGARVDAERSAHEQPDDEAADAARLGVPDVVPPVALVA; the protein is encoded by the coding sequence ATGCACTCCGCGACACTGTCCCCGGCCGCCCGTGAGCGGTCCCTGGCTGCGCTGAGCGGAGGTCAGGAACTGGACGTCCTGGTGGTCGGCGGCGGCGTCACCGGCGCCGGCTGCGCCCTCGACGCCGTCACCCGGGGCCTGTCGGTCGGCCTCGTCGAGGCCCGCGACTGGGCCAGCGGCACGTCGAGCCGCTCCAGCAAGCTCATCCACGGTGGCCTGCGTTACCTGGAGATGCTCGACTTCGGGCTGGTCCGCGAGGCGCTGCGCGAGCGGGGCCTGCTGCTGCAACGGCTCGCCCCGCACCTGGTCCGTCCGGTGCCGTTCCTCTACCCGCTGCGGCACCGTGGCTGGGAGCGGCTGTACGCGGGCGCCGGCGTCCTGCTCTACGACACGATGAGCATCTCCGGCAGCCACGCCCGGGGCGTACCGGCCCACCGGCACCTGACCCGGCGCGGCGCGGTCCGTGCCTGCCCGTCGCTGCGTCCGGAGTCGCTGGTCGGCGCGTTGCAGTACTACGACGCCCAGGTCGACGACGCCCGGCTGGTGACCTGCCTGGTGCGCACCGCCGCCGCGCACGGCGCGCACCCGCTGTCCCGGGCCCGGGTCGTGGGATTCCTGCGCGACGGTGACCGGATCACCGGCGCGCGGGTGCACGACCTGGAGACCGACCGGGTCTTCGAGGTCCGGGCCCGGCAGGTCATCAACGCCACCGGGGTGTGGACCGACGACATCCAGTCTCTCGTGGGCGAGCGCGGGCCGGTGCGGGTCCGGGCGTCGAAGGGCATCCACCTCGTGGTGCCCCGCGACCGGATCCACTCCACGACCGGCCTGATCCTGCGTACCGACTCCAGCGTGCTGTTCGTGATCCCGTGGGGCCGGCACTGGCTGATCGGCACCACCGACACCGACTGGGACCTGGACAAGGCACACCCGGCGGCCACCAGCCGTGACATCGACTACCTCCTGGAACGGGTCAACGAGGTGCTGGCCACCCCGCTGACCCGCGACGACGTCGAGGGCGTGTACGCGGGCCTGCGCCCGCTGCTGTCCGGGCACTCGGACGCGACCGCCAAGCTTTCCCGCGAGCACACCGTGGCCAGCCCCGCGCCGGGTCTGGTGATGGTCGCCGGCGGCAAATACACGACCTACCGGGTGATGGCACGCGACGCTGTCGACGAGGCCGTGCGGGAGTTCGGCGACGGGGTGCCGGCCTCCTGCACCGACCGGCTGCCCCTGCTCGGGGCCGAGGGATACGTCGCCCGGTGGAACCAGCGCCGTCGGATCGCCCGGCAGCACGGCCTGGCCGTGGAACGGGTCGAACACCTGTTGCGCCGCCACGGCGCCGCCATCGACGAGGTGCTGGACCTGCTGCGGAAGGATCCGACCCTCGCCGAGCCGCTGGACGGCGCCGACGACTACCTGCGCGTGGAGGTCGTCCACGCGGCGTCGGCGGAGGGCGCCCTGCACCTGGAGGACGTGCTCACCCGGCGAACACACATCTCGATCGAGACGTTCGACCGGGGCCTCGCCGCCGCCGGCCCGGCGGCGCGGCTGATGGCGCCGGTGCTCGGCTGGGACGCCGAGCGGGTGGACCGTGAGGTGGCGCACTACGGTGCCCGGGTGGACGCCGAGCGGAGCGCGCACGAGCAGCCCGACGACGAGGCCGCGGACGCGGCCCGGCTGGGCGTACCGGACGTGGTGCCGCCGGTGGCCCTCGTGGCCTGA
- a CDS encoding glycoside hydrolase family 15 protein gives MEDYPAIEDHGLVGDLQTAALITRNGTVDWFCAPRFDSPSIFAALLDRSRGGYFSIVPDGVRYVSKQLYLPNTPILITRFISTDGVGEIIDFMPVTDERPTEQHRLVRVINMVRGSMRFRTACRPRFNYGREPHELEVHPDGSVFRAPSTTLTLHTSRPDGRLIPVEDLQNRNDDLLTFATMNEGDTGAIIMETAAPGPPRAFAIDEVQVLFEQTRDYWRRWLERSRYTGRWREMVERSAITLKLMTYAPTGAMIAAPTASLPEELGGARNWDYRYTWIRDTSFSVHALLGLGFTEEAARYTEWLDGRIREAGDNAAPLKIMYRVDGSSDLHEEILDHLEGYLGSGPVRIGNGAADQLQLDIHGEALDAMLFADEQGIRASHQVWRSTVRMVDWLCDNWDQPDAGIWESRGHPRDYTFGRLMSWVAFDRAIRLVSRTGRPGDVTRWVTSRDAIYNQIMARGYHRGRRAFVQAYGEQVLDAALLVMPSVGFVTPSDPLWQSTLRAIEQDLVSDSLVHRYKPSAAPDGLPGDEGTFNMCTFWYVAALACSGRLEDALLTFEKMFTFSNHLRLYAEEIALTGQQIGNFPQAFSHLSLITTALALDGLLDAEGRGR, from the coding sequence GTGGAGGACTACCCGGCCATCGAGGATCACGGCCTCGTCGGGGACCTCCAGACAGCTGCCCTGATCACGCGCAACGGCACCGTCGACTGGTTCTGCGCCCCGCGGTTCGACTCGCCGAGCATCTTCGCCGCCCTGCTCGACCGGTCCCGCGGCGGCTACTTCTCCATCGTCCCGGACGGCGTGCGCTACGTCAGCAAACAGCTCTACCTCCCCAACACCCCGATCCTGATCACCCGGTTCATCAGCACCGACGGGGTCGGGGAAATCATCGACTTCATGCCGGTGACGGACGAACGCCCCACCGAACAGCACCGCCTGGTACGGGTCATCAACATGGTGCGCGGCAGCATGCGCTTCCGCACCGCCTGCCGACCGCGGTTCAACTACGGACGCGAGCCACACGAGTTGGAGGTGCACCCCGACGGGAGCGTCTTCCGGGCCCCGTCGACGACCCTGACGCTGCACACGTCCCGCCCCGACGGGCGGCTGATCCCGGTGGAGGACCTACAGAACCGGAACGACGACCTGCTCACCTTCGCCACGATGAACGAGGGCGACACGGGCGCGATCATCATGGAGACCGCCGCCCCGGGCCCGCCGCGCGCGTTCGCCATCGACGAGGTGCAGGTGCTGTTCGAGCAGACCCGCGACTACTGGCGCCGCTGGCTCGAACGGTCCCGGTACACCGGTCGGTGGCGCGAGATGGTCGAACGGTCCGCGATCACGCTGAAGCTCATGACGTACGCACCGACCGGTGCGATGATCGCGGCACCGACCGCGTCGCTCCCCGAGGAACTCGGCGGCGCCCGCAACTGGGACTACCGTTACACCTGGATCCGGGACACGTCCTTCTCGGTGCACGCCCTGCTCGGGTTGGGCTTCACCGAGGAGGCGGCCCGCTACACGGAGTGGCTGGACGGGCGGATCCGGGAGGCCGGTGACAATGCCGCGCCCCTGAAGATCATGTATCGGGTGGACGGCTCGTCAGACCTGCACGAGGAGATCCTCGACCACCTGGAGGGCTATCTCGGGTCGGGGCCGGTGCGGATCGGCAACGGCGCGGCCGACCAGCTTCAGCTCGACATCCACGGGGAGGCCCTCGACGCCATGCTCTTCGCCGACGAGCAGGGCATCCGCGCCTCGCACCAGGTGTGGCGCAGCACGGTCCGGATGGTCGACTGGCTCTGCGACAACTGGGACCAGCCCGACGCGGGTATCTGGGAGAGTCGCGGCCACCCGCGCGACTACACCTTCGGTCGACTGATGTCGTGGGTGGCGTTCGACCGGGCGATCCGCCTCGTCTCCCGCACCGGCCGGCCCGGCGACGTCACCCGCTGGGTGACGTCGCGGGACGCCATCTACAACCAGATCATGGCGCGGGGCTACCACCGGGGCCGCCGCGCCTTCGTGCAGGCGTACGGCGAGCAGGTCCTCGACGCCGCGTTGCTGGTCATGCCGTCGGTCGGCTTCGTCACCCCGAGCGACCCGCTCTGGCAGTCCACCCTGCGCGCCATCGAGCAGGACCTGGTCTCCGACAGCCTCGTGCACCGGTACAAGCCGTCCGCCGCCCCGGACGGGCTGCCCGGCGACGAAGGCACGTTCAACATGTGCACCTTCTGGTACGTGGCCGCCCTCGCCTGCTCCGGACGTCTGGAGGACGCCCTGCTCACCTTCGAGAAGATGTTCACCTTCAGCAACCACCTCCGCCTCTACGCGGAGGAGATCGCCCTGACCGGGCAGCAGATCGGCAACTTCCCGCAGGCGTTCAGCCACCTCTCCCTCATCACCACCGCGCTCGCCCTCGACGGCCTGCTCGACGCCGAGGGCCGGGGCCGGTAG
- the glpK gene encoding glycerol kinase GlpK, with protein sequence MADFVGAVDQGTTSTRFMIFDHGGNEIGRHQLEHQQILPRAGWVEHNPVEIWERTQTVIQTAMNERGLTAADLAALGITNQRETTVVWNPRTGRPYYNAIVWQDTRTDRIAAALERDGKGDVIRRKAGLPPATYFSGGKIQWILENVDGVRAAAERGEAVFGNTDTWLLWNLTGGTGGGVHVTDPTNASRTMLMDLETLDWDDELLSFFDIPRAMLPEIRPSSDPRSYGTTVPHGPFTGPVPLTGDLGDQQAATVGQVCFAPGEAKNTYGTGNFMLLNTGTDIVRSEAGLLTTVCYQFGTDAPIYALEGSIAVTGSAVQWLRDQLKIISSAAQSEILAGQVTDNGGVYFVPAFSGLFAPYWRSDARGAIVGLSRYNTDAHIARATLESICYQSRDVAEAMEQDSGVHLESLKVDGGVTVNDLCMQMQADILGVPVSRPVVAETTALGAAYAAGLAVGFWKNTEELRENWNESRRWQPTWSPEQRETGYGRWKKAVQRTLDWVDVD encoded by the coding sequence ATGGCTGACTTCGTCGGCGCGGTGGACCAGGGCACCACCAGCACCCGCTTCATGATCTTCGACCACGGCGGCAACGAGATCGGCCGCCACCAACTCGAACACCAACAGATCCTGCCGCGGGCCGGCTGGGTCGAGCACAATCCGGTGGAGATCTGGGAGCGGACCCAGACCGTCATCCAGACCGCGATGAACGAGCGCGGCCTGACCGCCGCCGACCTCGCCGCGTTGGGCATCACCAACCAGCGCGAGACCACCGTGGTGTGGAATCCGCGCACCGGTCGTCCCTACTACAACGCCATCGTCTGGCAGGACACCCGGACCGACCGGATCGCCGCGGCGCTGGAGCGCGACGGCAAGGGCGACGTCATCCGCCGCAAGGCCGGGCTGCCGCCGGCGACGTACTTCTCCGGCGGCAAGATCCAGTGGATTCTGGAGAACGTCGACGGGGTTCGGGCTGCCGCCGAGCGCGGCGAGGCGGTCTTCGGCAACACCGACACCTGGTTGCTGTGGAACCTCACCGGCGGCACCGGGGGCGGCGTGCACGTCACCGACCCGACCAACGCCAGCCGCACCATGCTGATGGACCTGGAGACGCTGGACTGGGACGACGAGCTGCTGTCGTTCTTCGACATCCCACGTGCCATGCTGCCGGAGATCCGGCCGTCGTCGGACCCGCGCTCGTACGGGACAACCGTCCCGCACGGCCCGTTCACCGGCCCGGTCCCGCTCACCGGCGACCTCGGCGACCAGCAGGCCGCCACCGTCGGGCAGGTCTGCTTCGCCCCCGGCGAGGCCAAGAACACCTACGGCACGGGCAACTTCATGCTGCTCAACACCGGCACCGACATCGTCCGCTCCGAGGCGGGGCTGCTCACCACGGTCTGCTACCAGTTCGGGACGGACGCCCCGATCTACGCCCTCGAAGGCTCGATCGCGGTCACCGGGTCGGCGGTCCAGTGGCTGCGTGACCAGCTCAAGATCATCAGCTCCGCGGCGCAGAGCGAAATCCTCGCCGGCCAGGTGACGGACAACGGCGGGGTGTACTTCGTTCCGGCGTTCTCGGGGCTGTTCGCCCCGTACTGGCGCTCCGACGCCCGCGGGGCGATCGTCGGCCTGTCCCGGTACAACACCGACGCGCACATCGCCCGCGCCACGCTCGAGTCCATCTGCTACCAGAGCCGCGACGTGGCCGAGGCGATGGAGCAGGACAGCGGGGTGCACCTGGAGAGCCTCAAGGTCGACGGCGGCGTCACCGTCAACGACCTGTGCATGCAGATGCAGGCCGACATCCTCGGTGTGCCGGTGAGCCGGCCGGTGGTCGCCGAGACCACCGCGCTCGGCGCCGCGTACGCCGCCGGTCTCGCCGTCGGCTTCTGGAAGAACACCGAGGAGCTGCGCGAGAACTGGAACGAGAGCCGGCGTTGGCAGCCCACCTGGTCGCCAGAGCAGCGCGAGACGGGGTACGGCCGCTGGAAGAAGGCGGTCCAGCGCACCCTCGACTGGGTCGACGTCGACTGA
- the glpK gene encoding glycerol kinase GlpK, with translation MTESYVVAIDQGTTSTRCIVFDRRGNLVSVAQREHQQHFPRPGWVEHDAMEIWRNVGKVVPRALAQAGVTADRIAAIGIANQRESTVVWDRRTGAPVAPAIIWQDTRADLVVETLARAPGAESVQQLCGLPLTTYFSGPKLRWLLDHTPGLAERAERGEVLFGTMESWLIWNLTGGPNGGLHLTDVTNACRTMLMDLRTLDWHPELLAFFDVPAAMLPEIRSSSEVYGTATTVLPGVRIAAALGDQQAALFGQTCFAPGDAKCTYGTGSFLLLNTGTEPVHSRHGLLTTVGYRIGTEPAVYALEGSIAITGSLVQWFRDRLELISTAPEIETLARTVDDNGGCYIVPAFSGLFAPHWRSEARGVIVGLTSYITKGHLARAVLEATGWQTREVVDAMNADSGLDLTALRVDGGMTANNLLMQFVADVLAVPVVRPMVAETVSLGAAYAAGLAVGYWPDLEGLRRNWHPAARWVPKMDDAVRAQERENWRRAVERTFGWIKPEARAGDG, from the coding sequence ATGACCGAGAGCTACGTCGTCGCCATCGACCAGGGAACCACCTCCACCCGGTGCATCGTGTTCGACCGCCGCGGCAACCTCGTCTCGGTGGCCCAGCGGGAGCACCAGCAGCACTTCCCCCGGCCCGGCTGGGTCGAGCACGACGCGATGGAGATCTGGCGCAACGTCGGCAAAGTCGTCCCGCGCGCACTCGCCCAGGCCGGGGTCACCGCCGACCGGATCGCCGCGATCGGCATCGCCAACCAGCGCGAAAGCACGGTCGTCTGGGACCGGCGCACCGGCGCACCGGTCGCTCCCGCGATCATCTGGCAGGACACCCGCGCCGATCTGGTGGTGGAGACGCTGGCCCGCGCCCCGGGCGCCGAGAGCGTCCAGCAGCTTTGCGGGTTGCCGCTGACCACGTACTTCTCCGGCCCGAAGCTTCGCTGGCTGCTCGACCACACCCCCGGCCTCGCCGAGCGCGCCGAACGCGGCGAGGTGCTCTTCGGGACGATGGAGAGCTGGCTGATCTGGAACCTCACCGGTGGCCCGAACGGCGGCCTGCACCTGACCGACGTCACCAACGCCTGCCGCACCATGCTGATGGACCTGCGCACCCTCGACTGGCACCCCGAACTGCTGGCCTTCTTCGACGTGCCGGCCGCCATGCTGCCGGAAATCCGATCCTCGTCCGAGGTGTACGGCACCGCCACCACCGTCCTGCCCGGGGTGCGGATCGCGGCGGCCCTCGGCGACCAGCAGGCCGCCCTGTTCGGCCAGACCTGCTTCGCCCCCGGCGATGCGAAGTGCACCTACGGCACCGGCAGTTTCCTGCTGTTGAACACCGGCACCGAACCGGTGCACTCGCGGCACGGCCTGCTCACCACCGTCGGCTACCGGATCGGCACCGAGCCCGCCGTGTACGCCCTGGAGGGATCCATCGCGATCACCGGGTCCCTGGTGCAGTGGTTCCGGGACCGGCTGGAGCTGATCAGCACCGCACCGGAGATCGAGACCCTCGCCCGGACGGTCGACGACAACGGCGGCTGCTACATCGTGCCCGCCTTCTCCGGGCTGTTCGCCCCGCACTGGCGCAGCGAGGCACGCGGCGTGATCGTCGGACTCACCTCGTACATCACCAAGGGGCACCTGGCCCGGGCGGTGCTGGAGGCGACCGGGTGGCAGACCCGGGAGGTGGTCGACGCGATGAACGCCGACTCCGGGCTGGACCTGACCGCCCTGCGGGTCGACGGCGGAATGACCGCGAACAACCTGCTCATGCAGTTCGTCGCGGACGTGCTCGCGGTGCCGGTGGTACGCCCGATGGTGGCCGAGACGGTCTCCCTCGGGGCCGCGTACGCGGCTGGGCTCGCCGTCGGGTACTGGCCCGACCTGGAGGGCCTGCGCCGCAACTGGCACCCGGCCGCCCGCTGGGTACCAAAGATGGACGACGCGGTTCGCGCGCAGGAGCGGGAGAACTGGCGACGTGCGGTGGAGCGGACCTTCGGCTGGATCAAACCCGAGGCACGCGCCGGCGACGGCTGA
- a CDS encoding MIP/aquaporin family protein codes for MAPRVRAPGLLGELAAEFAGTAILILFGVGVVAQVAAAGTGEFDSIAWAWGLGVTLGVYVAGRISGAHLNPAVTLALAVFKGFSWRKVMPYALAQTTGAFVAALIVRWNYSEVLSRFDPGLTSKSQGVFSTLPGAGVTEWGALRDQIIGTAILLFLILAVTDARNSLPGANLAPLIVGLVVVAIGMAFAANAGYAINPARDFGPRLASFLTGYETAFLDTSGYPYFWVPIVGPLVGGVLGAGLYELIVGRFLPSDEPEPGAVGTETATETVAAPAPARV; via the coding sequence ATGGCACCGCGTGTGAGAGCGCCGGGACTGCTCGGCGAACTGGCGGCCGAATTCGCCGGCACCGCGATCCTGATCCTGTTCGGCGTGGGCGTCGTCGCCCAGGTCGCGGCCGCCGGCACCGGCGAGTTCGACAGCATCGCCTGGGCCTGGGGCCTCGGCGTCACGCTCGGCGTGTACGTCGCCGGTCGGATCAGCGGCGCGCACCTCAACCCGGCGGTCACCCTCGCCCTCGCCGTCTTCAAGGGCTTCTCCTGGCGCAAGGTCATGCCGTACGCGCTCGCCCAGACCACCGGCGCGTTCGTCGCGGCCCTGATCGTCCGGTGGAACTACAGCGAGGTGCTGTCCCGGTTCGACCCGGGCCTCACCAGCAAGAGCCAGGGCGTGTTCTCCACCCTGCCGGGCGCCGGCGTCACCGAGTGGGGCGCGCTGCGCGACCAGATCATCGGCACGGCGATCCTGCTGTTCCTGATCCTCGCCGTCACCGACGCCCGCAACTCCCTGCCCGGCGCCAACCTCGCCCCACTGATCGTCGGCCTGGTCGTCGTCGCGATCGGAATGGCCTTCGCCGCCAACGCCGGGTACGCCATCAACCCCGCCCGCGACTTCGGTCCCCGCCTCGCGTCGTTTCTCACCGGGTACGAGACGGCCTTCCTCGACACCAGCGGATATCCGTACTTCTGGGTGCCCATCGTCGGGCCGCTGGTCGGCGGCGTCCTCGGGGCCGGCCTCTACGAGCTGATCGTCGGCCGCTTCCTGCCGAGCGACGAGCCGGAGCCGGGCGCCGTCGGCACCGAGACCGCGACCGAGACGGTTGCGGCGCCCGCGCCCGCCCGCGTCTGA
- a CDS encoding right-handed parallel beta-helix repeat-containing protein, translated as MSHQGLSTSVPKRLTPVAGTPLWCDARDFGLRGDGVTNDQPALAALVDRLGEGYAADGRARTIYCPPGIYSIRDAGTVWRSGVSMVGAGPAATRFLLSNEGNRSDPVPLAFWTTVQHGADRDRHIAECTFADFEIDGSGVAMTAYSYLAKGLGLQYVVRGVFRNLYIHHTGATGLGCDFLQDTVIDGVVVVGCGRLDNGLQMGGAGIGIGVGGWGDVERCTITNCTTLANGTNGIFLELQKPDWTPPRGYRIVGCHSQANRFGISDWGTDGLVVSACTLTGNLEAGFDVSANGTASVAGRGGILADCVIDRNVGNGISMGNTPGPYTIRGNRISGNGGYGYHEHDQGNGFRGAATNVVIDGNEFWANGLDAVRIDQPMVDAFVVGNRIRDNGRRCAPASVGSGDSVRFGRKAVTDMDANWPTDGHRGKVVEVGGRTAVVAGNSETRLTLAEVRPDSSTAWNEDTPPPGSHYRLPAPPRLRAGVTVNAAVDSATVRANRVWDTGAGTQTHGLWITERGSCVACRIEDNDLAGNAEAALRLDTPPVGGRWTRNHTDEG; from the coding sequence GTGTCACACCAGGGTCTGTCCACCTCGGTTCCGAAACGGCTCACGCCGGTCGCCGGTACGCCCCTGTGGTGCGACGCCCGGGACTTCGGGCTGCGCGGCGACGGGGTGACCAACGACCAGCCCGCCCTGGCGGCGCTGGTGGACCGGCTCGGCGAGGGCTACGCGGCCGACGGGCGCGCCCGTACCATCTACTGCCCGCCCGGGATCTACTCGATCCGCGACGCCGGCACCGTCTGGCGCAGCGGTGTGTCGATGGTCGGGGCGGGTCCGGCGGCGACCCGCTTCCTGCTCAGCAACGAGGGCAACCGGTCGGATCCGGTGCCGCTGGCCTTCTGGACCACCGTGCAGCACGGGGCGGACCGGGACCGGCACATCGCCGAGTGCACGTTCGCCGACTTCGAGATCGACGGCTCGGGCGTGGCGATGACCGCGTACAGCTACCTCGCCAAGGGGCTGGGCCTGCAGTACGTCGTACGGGGCGTGTTCCGCAACCTCTACATCCACCACACCGGCGCGACCGGGCTGGGCTGCGACTTCCTGCAGGACACCGTGATCGACGGGGTGGTCGTGGTCGGCTGCGGTCGCCTGGACAACGGGCTCCAGATGGGCGGTGCGGGCATCGGTATCGGCGTCGGCGGCTGGGGCGACGTCGAGCGCTGCACCATCACCAACTGCACCACGCTGGCCAACGGCACCAACGGCATCTTCCTCGAACTCCAGAAACCCGACTGGACGCCGCCGCGCGGCTATCGGATCGTCGGCTGCCACAGCCAGGCCAATCGCTTCGGCATCTCCGACTGGGGCACCGACGGCCTCGTGGTCTCCGCCTGCACCCTCACCGGGAACCTGGAGGCCGGCTTCGACGTCTCCGCCAACGGCACCGCGAGTGTGGCCGGACGTGGCGGGATCCTCGCCGACTGCGTGATCGACCGCAACGTCGGCAACGGCATCAGCATGGGGAACACGCCCGGGCCGTACACGATCCGGGGCAACCGGATCAGCGGCAACGGCGGGTACGGCTACCACGAGCACGACCAGGGCAACGGCTTCCGGGGTGCCGCCACGAACGTGGTGATCGACGGCAACGAGTTCTGGGCCAACGGCCTGGACGCCGTTCGGATCGACCAGCCGATGGTGGACGCGTTCGTGGTCGGCAACCGGATCCGCGACAACGGCAGGCGCTGCGCGCCGGCCAGCGTCGGCTCGGGCGACTCGGTGCGGTTCGGGCGGAAGGCGGTGACCGACATGGACGCGAACTGGCCGACAGATGGGCACCGCGGCAAGGTCGTCGAGGTCGGCGGCCGAACGGCGGTGGTCGCCGGGAACAGCGAGACCCGGCTCACCCTCGCCGAGGTGCGGCCCGACTCCTCCACCGCCTGGAACGAGGACACCCCGCCACCGGGCAGCCACTACCGGCTTCCCGCCCCGCCACGGCTGCGCGCGGGTGTCACGGTGAACGCGGCGGTGGACTCGGCGACCGTGCGGGCCAACCGGGTGTGGGACACCGGCGCCGGCACCCAGACGCACGGGCTGTGGATCACCGAGCGGGGCAGTTGCGTGGCGTGCCGGATCGAGGACAACGACCTCGCCGGCAACGCCGAGGCGGCACTCCGGCTGGACACCCCGCCGGTGGGCGGCCGGTGGACCCGCAACCACACCGACGAGGGCTGA